The Rhizobium sp. WSM4643 genome contains the following window.
CGCGGCTTTCCGCCTGCCCGAGCCAGGCCGATTTCCATGCTCGGATGGCGGAACTGTCTGAACCCGCTACGCCGCTTGCGGCAGAATGACGAAGGCGCGGGTGCCGCGCCTTCGCTGATATTGTCTTCAATTTAGAGCGGTTCCGCTTTTCCTGGAAATTGCTCTAAAGAACCAGCCTGAACTTCGAGAAACCGTCGGCCCCTTCGCCGGCATCCTCGATCTTCACGCTTTTGACCTCGGCGAGGAACTGCTTCGCCTTCGGGCCGCTTTCGAAGGTTGCGGTCGTACCCGGGAGCGGCTTGAAGGTCCAGTTTGCGTCGGCCGACGGATTGATCGTGCCCTGATCATGGATATAGCGGACGATGACGTCGCGGTTGGTATCAGGCGCCTGGAAGATTACCTTGTCCGCCTTGATCTCAGGGAAATTGCCGCCGCCGCCGGCGCGGTAGTTGTTCGAGACGACGACGAACTTCTGAGCCGGATCGATCGGCTTGCCGTTGAAGGCCAGGTTCTGGATGCGGTTGGCGTCCGGATGGATCGGTTTGCCTGATGAATCATATTTCGGCGGCTGCGACAGGTCGATCTGGTAGGTGACGCCGTCGATCACGTCGAAATTGTAGGACGGGAAATCGGTGTTGAGAAGCGCCGCATCCTTCGAGCCGGCCTCGATGTGATTGAACATGCCGGCCGACATTTCGAGCCAGTTCTTCACCTGGGCGCCGGTGACGGCAACGGCCTGCACCGTGTTCGGGTAGAGATAGAGGTCGGCGACGTTCTTGATGGCGATGTCGCCGGCCGGAACGTCGGTGTAATAGTCGGCGCCACCGCGACCGCCGGCCTTGAAGGGGGCCGCCGCCGAAAGCACCGGCAGGTCCTTGAACTCGGTATCGGCGAGCATCTGCCTGATGTACCAGGTCTGGGCCTGGCTGACGACCTGCACTGAGGGATCGTCGGCAACCAGCGCGAAATAGGAATAGAGCGGCGCGGACGTCTTGCCGACCGGGGTGCGGACATAGGCAAGTGTCGCCTCGTGCTCGGCCTTGGCGGCTTCGATCACGTCCTTCTTGTCGGCGTAGTCGGCAACCACCTTCTTCTTGTCGTCGCGATGATAGATCGGCCGTGCTTCCGAGGTGAAATCGACGATCTTCCAGCTGTTGCCGTCCTTTTCGAGCAGCAGGTCGATAAGACCGAGATGCGAGCCCCAGAAGCCGGCCATCACGGCGGGCTTGCCGTGCAGCGTGCCCTTGACGGGGTCGGCATTGGCCACGCCGTCCCAGCTCTTCGGGCCGGGGAAGACGAGATGCTGGTGGCCGGTGAAGATCGCGTCGATCCCGTCGACGGCGGCGAGATGCAGCGAGGCGTTCTCCATCCTTTCGGACGGTGCGCTGCCGTCGATGCCGGAATGCGAGAGCGCAATGACGATATCGGCGCCGGCTTCCTTCATGGCGGGAACCCAGGCCTTGGCGGCCTCGACGATATCGCGCGTCTGCGCCCTGCCTTCGAGGTTCTTGATGTCCCAGAGCATGATCTGCGGCGGTACGAAGCCGATGAAGCCGATCTTGACGGGGCTCTCATTGCCGGCGCCGTCTTTGATCTGCTTTTCCAGAATGATGTAGGGCTTGAAGAAGAGATCGTCCTGCTTGGGGTCCGAGGCGAGCTGACCCTTGGTCAGGTTGGCGCAGACGAAGGGGAAGTTCGCACCTGCCAGGACCTTGAACATGAAGTCGAGGCCGTAGTTGAACTCATGATTGCCGAGCGTGCCCACCGTATAGCCGAGCGTGTTCATCGCCTTGATCACCGGATGGACGTCGCCGTCCTTCATGCCGTGCTGATAGGCCATGTAGTCGCCCATTGGATTGCCTTGCAGCACGTCGCCATTGTCGATCAGCAGCGAGTTGACGGCCTCTGCACGGATCGTGTCGATGATCGTCCCGGTGCGCGACAGGCCCATCGTGTCGTTCGGCTTGTCGGCATAATAGTCATAGGGGAAGACGTTGACGTGAATGTCGGTCGTTTCCATGAGCCTCAGATGCGCCTGGTTGGCGCTGGCGCGGGCGCTGAAAGGGTGCAGCAGCACCAGGGCTGAAGTGGCGGCGAGGCCGCCGAGCAGGGAACGGCGGCTCATCACGCCAACATCGAAAATGGAAGACATGGAAACTCTCCTTTAAAGATCATGCATCGTCCGGCCCGTCAGAGTTAGGACGATTTGGCGAGGAGTACACTGCGAAAATGACAGGACGTCAAAACAATCCGCCGGAAAAGCATCATGGCTCCAAAATGCAATTTATGGTGCAGTCACCCAGCGTCAGGTGCCGCAAACGCAAGGCGAGGTCATCCTCGGCGTCAGTGTCAACCGCAGCCGCTGGAGCGATCTCAGCCGCTCCTTCGACGCAAAGGCCGGGCAACCTTACGAGTTTGGCGTCGATGTTGTTAACTGAGGCGTCCGCTCGACGTTGACGGCGGTTCTAACCAGCGGGCGTACTGCCAATACCGGCCGCATCTCCTTATGGAAAAAGCGGAAATAGGAGGAGATCTGCGCCCGCGCATTCGAATTCACGTCGAACTGGATGCCGACGCGGCCATTGTGCTTCCAGCGGATGATGCCTTCGAGCAGCCCGAGGTTGTCGGCCTCGATGCGCACCTTGCTGCCGGAAGCGGCGTGGAGCGGCCCCTTCATCTCCAGGGCCGCACCGGTAGGCGATAGGTTGAGGATGCGGGCATCCACCTGGCTGTTCAGGTATTTGACATGGCCGAACACGCGGCAGTTTTTCCGGTCGGCCTTCCGGGCCGTGATTTTCGAGTTGCGGGTCATACTGTCTCCCTTGGTATTGCCGGGGAGCATAGCGCCGGAAAATTGAAATGGTTTTAGGGGCTTGGCTAAAATTGCAGTGAAACGTCAATTGGCAGCCGGGGCTCTGCGTCCCACCACATGTTCGCGCCAGACCGTAAAGATGCCGGCGGCGACCACGATCGCCGAGCCGACGATCATGTTGAAGCTGAGCGTTTCGCCATAGATCACCATGCCGAAGATAGAAGCGTAGACAAGTGACAGATAGGTCAGCGGCTGGACGGCGGCGGCATCGAGAACATCGTAGGCGCGGATCAGGAAATAATGGCTGGAAATGCTGGTCATGCAGACGAGCGCCATCCAGCCCCAGTCGCCCGGCGCCATCCAGCTCCAGTAGAACGGTCCGACCAGCGTCATCGTGACGCCGCCGACGACGCCGGTATAGAAGAAGCTGGTCATCGACGAATCGTCGCGGCTGACCAGACGGGTGGCGATGACGTAGAAGGCGAAGTTGAAGCAGGAAATGACGGCGAGAAGCAGCTTCACGTCGAAAAATTCGCCTTCCGGCTTCAGGATCAGCAGCACCCCGAACAGTCCGGCGCCGATCGCTGACCACCGCCGCCAGCCGACCCGCTCGCCGAGGATCGGCATCGCCAGCAGCGCGATCAGGATCGGCGTCGCGGAAAAGATCGCTTGTGAACGGGCAAGGCCGATTACGGCAAAGCAGGTGATGGCGAGAACCACCTGGACTGCAAGCAGAACGCCGCGCGTCACCTGCAGGAAGGGGCGTTTGGTGCGGGCCGTCGCCTTGATACCGCCGCGCATTTTCGACGCGAGGATGATCGTGAAAAGCGCAAAGGCCCAATAGCGGATCATCGTCACGAAGATCGGCGGGTAGGCTGTCGCCAGATGTTTCGAGATGGCGTCCTGCAGTGAAAAGATGGTGAGCGCCAGCAGAACGAAAATATAGCCTTGGGTCTTCGATGTCATGACTTGCCATTACCGTGTAATTTCACCCTTACATCGATTCCGATGTAAGGGTGAAATTTCACAGAAGTCCAAAGTGTTACAGCGTCCTCTGCGCGTCTGAAAAGACGCGCAGCGCTGTAGCGGGAAACGCCCGCGAGCGTGACAAGTCTGGGCAGGCTTTCGGCGA
Protein-coding sequences here:
- a CDS encoding bifunctional 2',3'-cyclic-nucleotide 2'-phosphodiesterase/3'-nucleotidase translates to MSSIFDVGVMSRRSLLGGLAATSALVLLHPFSARASANQAHLRLMETTDIHVNVFPYDYYADKPNDTMGLSRTGTIIDTIRAEAVNSLLIDNGDVLQGNPMGDYMAYQHGMKDGDVHPVIKAMNTLGYTVGTLGNHEFNYGLDFMFKVLAGANFPFVCANLTKGQLASDPKQDDLFFKPYIILEKQIKDGAGNESPVKIGFIGFVPPQIMLWDIKNLEGRAQTRDIVEAAKAWVPAMKEAGADIVIALSHSGIDGSAPSERMENASLHLAAVDGIDAIFTGHQHLVFPGPKSWDGVANADPVKGTLHGKPAVMAGFWGSHLGLIDLLLEKDGNSWKIVDFTSEARPIYHRDDKKKVVADYADKKDVIEAAKAEHEATLAYVRTPVGKTSAPLYSYFALVADDPSVQVVSQAQTWYIRQMLADTEFKDLPVLSAAAPFKAGGRGGADYYTDVPAGDIAIKNVADLYLYPNTVQAVAVTGAQVKNWLEMSAGMFNHIEAGSKDAALLNTDFPSYNFDVIDGVTYQIDLSQPPKYDSSGKPIHPDANRIQNLAFNGKPIDPAQKFVVVSNNYRAGGGGNFPEIKADKVIFQAPDTNRDVIVRYIHDQGTINPSADANWTFKPLPGTTATFESGPKAKQFLAEVKSVKIEDAGEGADGFSKFRLVL
- a CDS encoding PilZ domain-containing protein, translating into MTRNSKITARKADRKNCRVFGHVKYLNSQVDARILNLSPTGAALEMKGPLHAASGSKVRIEADNLGLLEGIIRWKHNGRVGIQFDVNSNARAQISSYFRFFHKEMRPVLAVRPLVRTAVNVERTPQLTTSTPNS
- a CDS encoding DMT family transporter, translating into MTSKTQGYIFVLLALTIFSLQDAISKHLATAYPPIFVTMIRYWAFALFTIILASKMRGGIKATARTKRPFLQVTRGVLLAVQVVLAITCFAVIGLARSQAIFSATPILIALLAMPILGERVGWRRWSAIGAGLFGVLLILKPEGEFFDVKLLLAVISCFNFAFYVIATRLVSRDDSSMTSFFYTGVVGGVTMTLVGPFYWSWMAPGDWGWMALVCMTSISSHYFLIRAYDVLDAAAVQPLTYLSLVYASIFGMVIYGETLSFNMIVGSAIVVAAGIFTVWREHVVGRRAPAAN